A single region of the Oscillatoria salina IIICB1 genome encodes:
- a CDS encoding YlxR family protein: MKTNYRRCLSCRRVGPKDSFWRIVRVYPSRQVQLDEGMGRSAYLCPGESCLSRAQSKNRLGRSLRAYVPQEIYQSLWQRLSSVTNKEEISAVPKNNCPGHSSDRAS; this comes from the coding sequence TCGAAGAGTAGGACCAAAAGATTCATTTTGGCGAATTGTCAGAGTCTACCCATCCCGACAGGTACAATTAGATGAGGGGATGGGACGTTCTGCCTACCTCTGTCCTGGTGAAAGTTGTCTATCTCGCGCCCAAAGCAAAAATAGATTGGGGCGATCGCTGAGAGCTTATGTTCCTCAAGAGATTTATCAAAGCTTGTGGCAACGTTTAAGCTCAGTTACAAACAAAGAAGAAATCTCGGCAGTGCCAAAAAATAACTGTCCCGGACACAGCAGCGATCGCGCTTCTTGA